One part of the Malus sylvestris chromosome 2, drMalSylv7.2, whole genome shotgun sequence genome encodes these proteins:
- the LOC126609944 gene encoding uncharacterized protein LOC126609944 isoform X2 yields MDNENILNATQEPKGRRRKWEAFEEEVLLGVLEDFVARKQRCDTGAFKQGTLVEIAKAVNVLCPHSNIKANPHIESKLKKWKKTYSMVVDMINTSGFAWNDVKKCVEVDSDDAWQTYVQRNKEADGWRSKPFPLFDRFAYIFGKDRATGNVAETPAQMVEEQSHDHVGESDIGGDNFVSSMNQQSQQSTPSENSQRKRKRAVGSSSDGTEAIISGLKDFYVESGKRMQMVTEALVQGTADHTDIANELEAMGLSPMDQIDALSLILDKPKNVGVFRAIKPELKKVFVQRLLRDNASG; encoded by the exons atggataacgaaaatattttgaatgctactcaagagccaaaaggaagaaggcgtaaatgggaagcatttgaggaagaagtattactaggagttcttgaggattttgttgctcggaagcaacggtgtgacaccggtgctttcaaacaaggtactttggttgaaatagcaaaagctgtcaatgttttatgtcctcattcaaatataaaggcaaatccacatattgagtccaagttgaagaaatggaaaaaaacatatagtatggtcgttgacatgataaacacaagtggatttgcatggaatgatgtcaaaaagtgcgttgaagttgacagtgatgacgcatggcaaacttatgtgcag agaaataaagaagccgatggatggagaagcaaaccttttccactgtttgatagatttgcatatatatttggaaaagatcgggctacgggtaatgtagccgaaacccctgctcaaatggtggaggaacaaagtcatgatcatgttggtgaaagtgatattggaggtgataattttgtttcttcaatgaaccaacaaagccaacaaagcaccccatctgaaaatagccaaagaaagaggaaaagagctgtgggaagttcaagtgatggaaccgaggcaattatcagtggactgaaagatttttatgttgaaagtgggaagaggatgcaaatggtaactgaagctttagttcaaggtactgcagatcatactgacatagctaatgaacttgaagcaatgggtctctctcctatggatcaaattgatgcattgtctcttattttggataaaccaaaaaatgtgggagtgttcagggcaatcaaaccggaactcaagaaagtgttcgtccaaagACTTTTAAGAGACAACGCAAGCGGATga
- the LOC126609944 gene encoding protein ANTAGONIST OF LIKE HETEROCHROMATIN PROTEIN 1-like isoform X1 — MDRRKLLLILLLEMSYLETICICTILVVMMLRGKQRHVERPTLTNRSLIRREISLCYLNGIIGNTDTECVNELRMDRRTFGILCDLLRQDGRVKTDGLVSVEEQVCMTLQILAHHTKNRSVGGRFYRSGETISRYFNSVLQGILRLQGFLLKVPQPVPIDSTDARWRCFKNCLGALDGTHIDVHVPEIDKPRYRTRKGRVATNVLGVCSGDMQFIYVFPGWEGSASDSRVLHDAISRPNGFKVPAGCYYLVDGGYTNGEGFLAPYRGIPYHLSEWEGRTPSNKEEYFNMKHSKARNVIERCFGLLKGRWSILRSPSFYPIRTQGRIITACCLLHNLIRQEMSVDPMENLPIIEDGQNTEEGEYVGSVQSSDQWTAMRNDMAEEMYNEWRAIRNQQPN, encoded by the exons atggatcgaaggaagcttttattgatcttattgttagagatgtcttatttggaaacaatttgtatttgtacgattcttgtggtgatgatgctacgtggcaaacagagacatgttgaacgacccacattgactaaccgttcacttattagacgagagattagtttgtgttatctgaatggtataatagggaatactgatactgaatgtgttaacgaattgagaatggatagaaggacttttggcatattatgcgacttacttcgtcaagatgggagggtaaaaactgatggtttggtgtctgtagaggaacaggtgtgtatgactttacaaatattagcacatcatactaagaatcgtagtgttggcggtagattttataggtcgggagagactataagtaggtatttcaatagcgtattgcaaggaattttgcgattacaaggtttcctactaaaagtcccacagcctgtgcctattgattctacagatgctaggtggcgatgttttaag aattgcttgggagcattggatggaacacacattgatgtgcatgtacctgaaattgacaaaccaagataccgaacaagaaagggtcgagtcgcaactaatgtgttaggtgtgtgttcaggagatatgcagttcatatatgtgtttccggggtgggagggttccgcatcagactctagagtgctacatgatgcaattagtaggcctaatggttttaaggtaccagcgg gttgttattaccttgtagatggtggttatacaaatggtgaaggattccttgcaccctatagaggaataccttatcatttatctgaatgggagggacgaacaccttctaataaggaagaatattttaacatgaagcattctaaggcaaggaatgtaattgaacgctgttttggcttgctaaaaggaaggtggtcgatactaaggagtccatctttctatccgataaggacacaaggtcgaataattaccgcttgttgcctactacacaatcttattaggcaagagatgtcagtagatccaatggagaatttgccaataatagaagatggacaaaatacagaagaaggtgaatatgttggtagtgTTCAATCATCGGACCAGTGGACTGCAATGAGGAATGATATGGCTGAGGAAATGTATAAtgagtggagagcaattaggaaccagcaaccgaactag